In a genomic window of Vicia villosa cultivar HV-30 ecotype Madison, WI unplaced genomic scaffold, Vvil1.0 ctg.001555F_1_1, whole genome shotgun sequence:
- the LOC131635834 gene encoding uncharacterized protein LOC131635834, which produces MARCMLKQKGMPHPLWGDVVTIAAYVLNSYLVRRLKNKVLEEVWSGKKSFMNYLKVIGSIFDKHVPDARRKKLNDKNEASNNITSKILLNSGLEEPDDALEVVINGVSELHANTTKAQCTILKDSMKKDSKASFCIQSVANGAKFDQNAHVEFAKEMGDNEKVAGYVSKVHNLIHLMKNYGKTMTDNMIIEKLEDLEGSLEARQLRIVKRKDVHEYIQALQAQTWKNNGGFRKFKGKYDKGNNIKKSSLSHSQKQKNDEKPGSSKRGGGTSNRKEKFDKKNMKCYNCDKWGHMAKECWYNKGKGATKDKDVDEAKIGQEDSYGFETIVFN; this is translated from the exons ATGGCTAGGTGTATGTTGAAACAAAAAGGCATGCCTCATCCATTATGGGGTGACGTAGTCACAATAGCTGCATATGTGTTGAATAGTTATCTAGTAAGGAGATTGAAGAACAAAGTTCTAGAAGAAGTTTGGAGTGGTAAGAAATCATTTATGAATTATCTTAAAGTGATTGGATCAATTTTTGATAAGCATGTGCCTGATGCTAGAAGAAAGAAGCTAAATGACAAAAATGAA GCATCTAACAACATAACTAGCAAGATTTTATTGAACTCGGGCTTGGAGGAACCAGATG ATGCTCTTGAGGTGGTAATCAATGGTGTCTCCGAGCTTCATGCAAACACAACTAAAGCTCAATGCACTATTCTTAAAGACTCtatgaagaaggattccaaggcGTCATTTTGCATTCAATCAGTTGCTAATGGTGCAAAATTTGATCAGAATGCTCATGTTGAGTTTGCAAAAGAG ATGGGAGACAATGAAAAAGTTGCAGGCTATGTGTCCAAGGTGCATAATCTTATTCACTTGATGAAGAATTATGGTAAAACGATGACAGATAATATGATCATTGAGAAG TtggaagatcttgaaggatcatTAGAAGCCCGTCAATTAAGAATAGTTAAAAGAAAAGATGTTCATGAATACATTCAGGCTTTGCAAGCTCAGACTTGGAAAAATAATGGTGGATTTAGAAAGTTCAAAGGCAAATATGACAAAGGCAATAATATTAAGAAGAGTTCTTTGTCTCACTCTCAAAAGCAAAAGAATGATGAGAAACCTGGATCTTCTAAAAGAGGAGGAGGGACTTCAAACCGTAAAGAAAAATTCGATaagaaaaatatgaaatgttataaTTGTGATAAATGGGGTCACATGGCCAAGGAATGTTGGTACAACAAAGGAAAAGGAGCTACTAAAGACAAAGATGTTGATGAAGCAAAAATAGGACAAGAGGATTCATATGGTTTTGAAACGATAGTCTTTAATTAA